The nucleotide sequence CCACAAGCAGGTGATAGACGAGATCGGCCATCTCGGCAATGACCCTTTCCTTGCCATCACTCTTGGCCGCCAGGATGAACTCGATCGTCTCCTCTCCAACCTTCTGCAGGATGCGGTCCTGTCCCTCGCTTAAAAGACGATTCGTATAGGAATCCGGCCGCGGATTCCTCTTTCTATCCATGATTACGTCGTAGACCTGCTCGATGATACTCCCTTCCCTCACCCTTATTCTCCTGGACCATAGGCTCGCCTATAGAAGCAGCTCACCTCACCGGTGTGACAGGTCGGCCCTTCTGGATGCACCTTCAGCAACAGGGCATCAGCATCACAGTCAACCCAAATCTCTTGCAGATGCAAAAAGTGGCCGCTGGTCTCGCCCTTCAGCCAAAGACGGCGCCGCCGACGACTCCAGAAGTGCACTCTACCAGTTTCAAGCGTCCTCTCCAGGGCGTCACGATCCACGTAGCCCAGCATAAGCACCTGGCCGGAGGCGGCATCCTGGACGACGGCTGGCAGCAAGGCGTGCTTATCCCAGCGGAGTTGATCGATCCATGACGTTGTCGGGGTAGTCATTGCTACTGCCTCACCGGCACGCCCTTGGCGACCAGATACTCTTTCACCTGTCCGATGGCCAACTGTCGGTAGTGGAAAAGGGAAGCGGCCAGGGCAGCATCGGCCTTTCCCTCTGTAAACACAGCGTAGAAATGCTCCAGGCATCCTGCTCCTCCCGAGGCAATAACTGGTATACGCACAGTCTCGGCCACGGCCCGAGTGAGTTCCAGGTCGTAGCCATCCTGGGTGCCATCTCTATCCATGCTGGTGAGGAGAATTTCACCAGCCCCCAACTCTTCCCCCCGCCGTGCCCAATCCACCGCCTCCAGATTCGTGGGCCTCCGCCCACCATGGGTATAGACACGCCAGCGAGGCAGGCACACAGGCGCTCCGGACTTCTCCTCCCGCATGCGCCTGGCATCAATGGCCAGAACGAGGCACTGGCTGCCAAATCTGTCGGCCGCTTCAGTCAGAAAGCGGGGGTTCTCCACCGCAGCCGTATTGATGGAAACCTTAT is from Chloroflexota bacterium and encodes:
- the hisI gene encoding phosphoribosyl-AMP cyclohydrolase, giving the protein MTTPTTSWIDQLRWDKHALLPAVVQDAASGQVLMLGYVDRDALERTLETGRVHFWSRRRRRLWLKGETSGHFLHLQEIWVDCDADALLLKVHPEGPTCHTGEVSCFYRRAYGPGE
- the hisF gene encoding imidazole glycerol phosphate synthase subunit HisF; its protein translation is MLAKRIIPCLDVDAGRVVKGVNFVSLRDAGDPVENAVVYDHEGADEIIFLDITASYERRDIMLETVRRTAEAIFVPFTVGGGVRTLEDIRAILNAGADKVSINTAAVENPRFLTEAADRFGSQCLVLAIDARRMREEKSGAPVCLPRWRVYTHGGRRPTNLEAVDWARRGEELGAGEILLTSMDRDGTQDGYDLELTRAVAETVRIPVIASGGAGCLEHFYAVFTEGKADAALAASLFHYRQLAIGQVKEYLVAKGVPVRQ
- the hisE gene encoding phosphoribosyl-ATP diphosphatase, yielding MREGSIIEQVYDVIMDRKRNPRPDSYTNRLLSEGQDRILQKVGEETIEFILAAKSDGKERVIAEMADLVYHLLVAMAYHDLTLAEVSSELRRRMKS